A window of Proteus columbae contains these coding sequences:
- the btuF gene encoding vitamin B12 ABC transporter substrate-binding protein BtuF, with translation MRLFINFWLLLCSLFWFKFAIAITPADRVITLSPSATEMAYAAGMGDNIVGVSAYSDYPEDAKNIEQVANWQGINIERILLLKPDLVIAWQGGNPQRSLDQLKALGISIIYSDPQSIEEIADDLVTLSNYSHHPDIALKNAQQLRQQYRALQQKYVSNISNHPKKKVFIQFGMQPLFTTSARTLQSHITALCGGENIFANSPVTWPQVSREQVLTKRPDLIIFSGKAEQIPTVQTFWQPQLTVPVIAIDEDSFSRSSPRIINAAQQICEAIANNE, from the coding sequence ATGCGTTTATTTATCAATTTTTGGTTATTACTCTGTTCATTATTTTGGTTCAAGTTCGCCATTGCTATCACGCCTGCTGATCGTGTTATTACACTATCACCATCTGCCACTGAAATGGCTTATGCCGCAGGTATGGGTGATAATATTGTCGGAGTTAGTGCTTACTCTGATTATCCAGAGGATGCTAAAAATATTGAACAAGTTGCCAATTGGCAAGGTATTAATATAGAGCGCATTCTATTATTAAAGCCTGATTTAGTGATTGCATGGCAAGGCGGTAATCCACAACGTTCATTAGATCAATTAAAAGCTTTGGGTATTTCTATCATTTATTCTGATCCACAAAGTATTGAAGAAATCGCAGACGATCTCGTTACTCTTTCCAATTATAGCCATCATCCTGATATAGCATTAAAAAATGCCCAACAATTGCGCCAGCAATATCGAGCGTTACAGCAAAAATATGTATCAAATATATCGAATCACCCTAAAAAAAAGGTGTTTATTCAGTTTGGGATGCAACCTTTATTTACGACATCAGCTCGCACATTACAGAGCCATATTACAGCGCTTTGCGGTGGGGAGAATATCTTTGCTAATAGCCCTGTCACTTGGCCTCAAGTAAGTCGTGAGCAAGTACTTACAAAGCGACCTGATTTGATTATATTCAGTGGTAAAGCAGAGCAAATACCTACCGTACAAACATTTTGGCAACCCCAGCTTACTGTTCCAGTTATTGCTATTGATGAAGACAGTTTTAGTCGCTCTTCACCACGTATTATTAATGCAGCACAGCAAATCTGCGAAGCCATCGCTAATAATGAATGA
- the erpA gene encoding iron-sulfur cluster insertion protein ErpA gives MSDDMALPLQFTDAAANKVKDLIADEENPNLRLRVYITGGGCSGFQYGFTFDDAMNEGDMTIEKQGVALVVDPMSLQYLVGGCVDYTEGLEGSRFIVTNPNAKSTCGCGSSFSI, from the coding sequence ATGAGTGATGATATGGCTCTGCCGTTACAATTTACTGACGCGGCTGCAAATAAAGTAAAAGATCTGATTGCAGATGAAGAAAATCCAAATCTGCGTTTACGTGTTTATATCACGGGCGGCGGTTGTAGCGGATTCCAGTATGGTTTTACCTTTGATGATGCAATGAACGAAGGCGATATGACCATAGAAAAACAAGGTGTTGCCTTAGTGGTTGATCCTATGAGCTTGCAGTATTTAGTGGGCGGTTGTGTGGATTATACCGAAGGGTTAGAGGGGTCGCGTTTCATTGTAACTAATCCTAATGCTAAGAGTACCTGTGGTTGCGGCTCTTCTTTCAGTATCTGA
- the mtnN gene encoding 5'-methylthioadenosine/S-adenosylhomocysteine nucleosidase, with product MRVGVIGAMEQEVTLLREKIEDCQILSRGGCEIYTGTINGVDVALLKSGIGKVAAAIGTTLLLEHFRPDVVINTGSAGGLDSRLNVGDIVVSTEVRYHDADVTAFGYEPGQMAQCPPAFIAEPKLVQIAEECIESLKLNAVRGLICSGDAFINGAEPLARIRRTFPDVAAVEMESTAIGHVCHQFGTPFVVVRAISDVADKESHLSFDEFLSVAAEQSSLMVTAMLDKLKD from the coding sequence ATGAGAGTTGGCGTAATAGGTGCAATGGAGCAAGAAGTCACACTTCTGCGTGAGAAAATTGAAGATTGCCAAATCTTATCTCGTGGCGGCTGTGAAATCTATACAGGCACAATCAACGGTGTTGATGTTGCATTATTAAAATCAGGTATTGGTAAAGTTGCAGCGGCGATTGGTACAACATTATTACTTGAGCATTTTCGTCCTGATGTCGTTATCAATACTGGCTCTGCGGGTGGCTTAGACTCAAGATTGAATGTTGGTGATATCGTTGTTTCAACGGAAGTTCGCTATCACGATGCAGATGTTACTGCGTTTGGTTATGAACCTGGTCAAATGGCACAATGTCCTCCTGCTTTTATTGCTGAACCCAAACTTGTTCAAATAGCAGAAGAATGTATTGAATCGCTAAAATTAAATGCTGTTCGCGGTTTAATTTGTAGTGGTGATGCCTTTATTAATGGCGCTGAACCTTTAGCCCGTATTCGTCGCACATTCCCAGATGTTGCAGCCGTAGAAATGGAATCGACCGCGATTGGCCATGTTTGCCATCAGTTTGGTACACCATTTGTTGTGGTTCGTGCTATTTCTGATGTAGCAGATAAAGAATCGCACTTAAGTTTTGATGAGTTTTTATCTGTTGCTGCAGAACAATCAAGCTTAATGGTGACAGCGATGTTGGATAAATTAAAAGACTAA
- the hemL gene encoding glutamate-1-semialdehyde 2,1-aminomutase yields MSKSETLYNLAQQVIPGGVNSPVRAFNGVGGTPLFIERANGAYIYDADGRAYLDYVGSWGPMVLGHNHPAIRDAVTDAVQKGLSFGAPTAAEVEMANLVTELVPSMDMVRMVNSGTEATMSAIRLARGYTGRDKIIKFEGCYHGHADCLLVKAGSGALTMGQPNSPGVPADFVKHTLTCTYNDLNSVRQAFENYPEEVACIIVEPVAGNMNCVPPKADFLPGLRALCDEFGALLIIDEVMTGFRVALGGAQAYYDVDPDLTCLGKIIGGGMPVGAFGGHMDVMSKLAPIGPVYQAGTLSGNPIAMAAGLACLHEVSQPGVHQTLDELTTMLADGLLEKAQQAGIPMVINHVGGMFGLFFTDAKEVTCYQDVMNCDVERFKQFFHLMLEKRVYLAPSAFEAGFMSIAHTKEDIQRTIDAAEYAFGKMKG; encoded by the coding sequence ATGAGCAAGTCTGAAACGCTTTATAATCTCGCACAACAAGTGATCCCCGGCGGTGTCAACTCACCTGTTAGAGCATTTAACGGTGTAGGTGGAACCCCTCTTTTTATTGAACGTGCTAATGGTGCGTATATTTATGATGCCGACGGACGCGCTTACCTTGACTATGTTGGCTCATGGGGACCGATGGTATTAGGACACAACCACCCTGCTATTCGTGATGCAGTGACTGATGCGGTACAAAAAGGTTTAAGCTTTGGTGCCCCAACAGCCGCTGAAGTTGAAATGGCAAACCTAGTCACTGAACTTGTGCCATCAATGGACATGGTTCGTATGGTGAACTCGGGCACAGAAGCAACAATGAGCGCCATTCGCCTTGCTCGTGGCTATACTGGACGTGACAAAATCATCAAATTCGAAGGTTGCTATCACGGTCACGCTGACTGCTTATTAGTAAAAGCAGGCTCTGGCGCATTAACGATGGGACAACCTAATTCACCAGGTGTACCTGCTGATTTTGTCAAACACACCTTAACTTGCACTTACAACGACTTAAACTCTGTACGCCAAGCATTTGAAAACTATCCTGAAGAAGTCGCTTGTATCATCGTGGAGCCCGTTGCTGGCAATATGAACTGTGTACCACCTAAAGCGGACTTCTTACCAGGTTTACGTGCGTTATGTGATGAGTTTGGTGCTTTACTGATTATTGATGAAGTTATGACAGGCTTTCGCGTGGCATTAGGTGGCGCACAAGCCTATTACGATGTTGATCCTGACTTAACGTGCCTTGGTAAAATCATCGGTGGAGGTATGCCAGTGGGTGCTTTTGGCGGACATATGGATGTAATGTCTAAACTCGCGCCAATTGGCCCTGTTTATCAAGCAGGAACCTTATCAGGCAACCCTATTGCAATGGCAGCGGGTCTAGCGTGTTTACACGAAGTTTCACAGCCAGGTGTTCATCAAACATTAGATGAGCTAACAACGATGCTAGCTGACGGTTTACTTGAGAAAGCTCAACAAGCAGGCATTCCAATGGTTATCAACCATGTTGGTGGTATGTTTGGTCTATTCTTTACTGATGCGAAAGAAGTCACTTGCTACCAAGATGTGATGAATTGTGATGTCGAGCGCTTTAAACAATTCTTCCACTTAATGCTGGAAAAACGCGTCTACCTTGCGCCTTCTGCATTTGAAGCGGGCTTTATGTCTATCGCTCATACAAAAGAAGATATTCAACGCACTATTGATGCGGCGGAATATGCTTTTGGAAAAATGAAAGGCTAG